One Drosophila subobscura isolate 14011-0131.10 chromosome U, UCBerk_Dsub_1.0, whole genome shotgun sequence DNA window includes the following coding sequences:
- the LOC117901693 gene encoding cell wall protein DAN4 produces METIERSTPPTMTMMLLLFVLLSGTSVLSSPMDQEDMELLEMMLRDGDGYPNSGRMLRDISVLPASSIGCDENDSEEDFNMFGDVEESVECDDFLPPCEPAVVQDYSINHPCFLRLILLRAPLLKHDPCANFTLAQEMPKTTEKPKPKKKCDPKAKAKNARTQSEEKATPNTGQKEVKAMPNTENNATKILANAVENTTTKSDTTSTTISTSTTAATPTETSSTTKKRVTNRKNKKQTTPRTTTKPTTTTVATTTTEEAATTEEETTTEISTTTEAKEETTSTTEQQKTPTTTTTTTTTTPTPTRTTSKKPKKKAATPRTTRALPLNEDPGLKSAKYGGHPTEKPTTTTQRTKIRNQMNKMKGNPSKTINIPFKANGKASVPDTPKIKIDGQPSEVIHVVLPKDVGEMRLAAEETSTTTTSEPETTTEESCEDEIDTTNEAETETEAETETEEEYFPETEEETEEDLFVSATDMDGSSTTEEPCEDTDDQDTNLCPQFMPAYSNSNTRPQAGPRFRKPVKNYVEPILYEGSFAKPRQRIGLTQPQPQRRDYFVSNKQIVPRLRPKYRQRLPHSIYMNNIIRGVDCVDDVTASPPYPQVGPYPPAGQYQQAPTQPAQGQRNWPPRRLTGGYGSVQRAPGYGAGPAPVQRNRSSPPPRYQGCSEEEQQQQQQQQQPHNHNDRESNEDQHYFEEEAAALMRAPNPTPSIDPCQAEHDHPLYGQRLQQTDHDYPQSKNFFT; encoded by the exons ATGGAAACCATCGAGAGAAGCACTCCCCCGACAATgacgatgatgctgctgctatttgTGTTGCTTTCTGGAACCTCTGTGTTAAG TTCCCCCATGGACCAAGAAGATATGGAACTGCTGGAGATGATGCTCCGGGATGGAGATGGATACCCGAATAGTGGACGCATGCTGAGGGACATCTCCGTGTTGCCGGCTTCATCGATTGGCTGCGATGAGAACGATTCCGAGGAGGACTTCAACATGTTCGGCGACGTCGAGGAGAGCGTAGAGTGTGATGACTTTCTACCACCCTGTGAGCCGGCAGTGGTGCAAGATTATTCCATAAATCATCCCTGCTTTCTGCGGCTGATCCTTCTGCGGGCTCCACTCCTGAAGCATGATCCATGCGCCAACTTCACACTGGCACAAGAGATGCCGAAAACAACTGAgaagccaaaacccaaaaagaaatgcgatcccaaggcaaaggcaaagaacGCCAGGACTCAGAGTGAGGAGAAAGCGACGCCCAACACTGGCCAAAAAGAGGTGAAAGCAATGCCCAATACTGAAaataatgcaacaaaaatacttGCCAACGCTGTCGAAAATACAACCACAAAAAGTGATACAACTTCCACAACAATTTCGACTtcaacaacagcggcaacaccCACTGAGACTAGCAGCACCACAAAGAAAAGAGTTACAAAtcgaaagaacaaaaagcaaaccactCCGAGAACCACAACTAAACCAACCACAACTACAGTCGCAACAACGACCACAGAAGAGGCGGCTACAACAGaggaagaaacaacaacagagatcAGCACCACTACCGAAGCGAAAGAAGAAACGACAAGCacaacagagcagcagaaaacgccaacaacaacaacaacaacaacgacaacgacaccaACACCCACCAGAACAACCagcaaaaaaccgaaaaagaaaGCAGCCACACCGCGCACCACCAGGGCACTGCCACTCAACGAGGACCCCGGACTAAAGTCCGCAAAATATGGTGGCCATCCTACGGAGAAGCCCACAACCACTACTCAACGAACCAAAATTCGAAACCAAATGAACAAAATGAAAGGCAACCCATCAAAGACCATTAACATACCATTCAAAGCCAATGGCAAAGCGAGTGTTCCAGACACGCCCAAAATCAAGATCGATGGCCAACCCAGCGAGGTCATCCACGTCGTTCTACCCAAAGATGTGGGTGAAATGAGGCTGGCGGCGGAAGAGACTTCAACAACCACAACATCCGAGCCGGAAACGACAACTGAAGAGAGTTGCGAAGACGAAATAGACACCACCAAcgaagctgaaactgaaactgaagcagaaacagaaacagaagaagaataTTTCCCAGAAACCGAAGAGGAAACAGAAGAAG ATCTCTTTGTTTCAGCAACAGACATGGATGGAAGCTCAACCACGGAGGAGCCCTGTGAAGACACCGATGATCAGGACACAAATCTCTGTCCGCAGTTTATGCCAGCCTACAGCAACT CAAACACCAGACCTCAGGCAGGACCACGCTTTCGGAAACCCGTCAAGAACTATGTGGAACCCATTCTGTACGAAGGTTCCTTTGCCAAACCGCGCCAGAGAATCGGATTAAcgcagccccagccgcagcgTCGCGACTACTTTGTGAGCAACAAGCAGATTGTGCCACGACTCAGGCCCAAGTACAGGCAGCGTCTGCCCCACTCGATCTACATGAATAACATTATAAGGGGTGTGGACTGCGTGGACGATGTGACTGCGAGTCCACCCTATCCACAGGTGGGCCCTTATCCACCGGCTGGTCAGTACCAGCAGGCACCCACCCAACCAGCTCAGGGGCAACGCAATTGGCCACCGAGACGTCTGACAGGAGGATATGGCTCTGTCCAGAGGGCACCTGGCTATGGTGCGGGACCAGCGCCAGTTCAACGCAATCGTTCCTCTCCGCCACCACGATATCAGGGATGctcagaggaggagcagcagcagcagcagcaacagcagcagccccacaaTCACAATGACAGGGAGAGCAATGAGGATCAGCATTACttcgaggaggaggcagctgctCTGATGCGAGCACCAAATCCCACTCCCAGCATAGATCCCTGCCAGGCGGAGCACGATCATCCACTGTACGGACAGCGTCTCCAGCAGACGGACCACGATTATCCGCAATCCAAGAATTTCTTTACCTAA